From Magnetococcus sp. PR-3, the proteins below share one genomic window:
- a CDS encoding anhydro-N-acetylmuramic acid kinase — protein sequence MADSRPIPKPFTVIGLISGTSADAMDAVLVQSDGIGPCQAQAYVAHPFPEALRNAVLKLQKPGTEDIELLGEIDRQLGEQFAVAAHAVCDKAQVSIQQVDLIGSHGQTIRHRPPRFTLQIGAPSVIAQQTGVTTVADFRSADIARKGEGAPLAPLYHHALYGAHKGIQAVVNLGGIANITLLDGNHTGPIIAGDSGPANALMDHLMLHITSGQQGYDKDGACAARGHVDTDALAWLLTHPYLQAAYPKSTGKEDFGPAYLQQWLSHYPNMASDDGFATLAQLTVESVWQGCQHAHPEGTLPSRVILCGGGAYNPTLKQAFQDRFGHIKVIASDEAGVYADQMEAEAFAWLAVRTLRNLPGSAPQITKATEAAVLGGIYPGRNWEQLLQTLA from the coding sequence ATGGCCGATTCCCGCCCCATCCCCAAGCCCTTCACTGTGATTGGTCTGATCTCTGGAACCTCCGCAGATGCGATGGATGCGGTTCTTGTGCAAAGCGATGGCATAGGCCCTTGCCAAGCCCAAGCGTATGTCGCGCACCCGTTTCCGGAAGCGCTGCGAAATGCGGTGCTAAAACTTCAAAAACCTGGCACGGAAGACATTGAATTATTGGGCGAGATTGACCGTCAACTGGGGGAACAGTTTGCCGTAGCCGCCCACGCTGTTTGTGACAAAGCCCAGGTCTCCATACAGCAGGTTGATTTAATTGGTAGCCACGGTCAGACCATACGTCACCGCCCACCCCGTTTTACCCTACAGATTGGTGCCCCTTCGGTCATTGCCCAACAGACAGGGGTCACCACTGTGGCTGACTTCCGCAGTGCCGATATTGCGCGAAAGGGTGAAGGGGCACCACTGGCTCCTCTTTATCACCATGCCCTTTATGGCGCACATAAAGGCATACAAGCCGTTGTTAACCTTGGCGGCATTGCCAATATCACCCTACTGGATGGCAACCATACCGGCCCCATTATTGCTGGAGACAGCGGACCGGCCAATGCATTGATGGATCACCTGATGCTGCACATAACATCGGGTCAACAAGGGTATGATAAGGATGGCGCATGTGCCGCACGAGGCCATGTTGATACAGATGCCCTAGCATGGCTTTTGACCCACCCCTATTTACAAGCGGCCTACCCCAAATCCACCGGTAAAGAGGATTTTGGACCAGCCTACCTGCAACAGTGGCTGTCGCACTACCCAAACATGGCAAGTGATGATGGTTTTGCTACCCTGGCTCAGTTAACTGTGGAATCGGTTTGGCAAGGATGTCAACACGCCCACCCTGAAGGCACCCTCCCCAGCCGGGTCATATTATGTGGGGGCGGTGCTTACAACCCAACCCTGAAACAGGCTTTTCAAGATCGGTTTGGCCACATCAAAGTGATCGCCAGTGATGAGGCTGGGGTCTATGCTGATCAAATGGAGGCCGAAGCCTTTGCATGGCTGGCAGTTCGTACCCTACGTAACTTACCTGGGTCTGCGCCTCAAATCACCAAGGCCACCGAAGCTGCGGTGCTTGGGGGGATCTATCCTGGCCGCAACTGGGAGCAGCTTTTACAAACACTTGCTTAA
- the msrB gene encoding peptide-methionine (R)-S-oxide reductase MsrB produces MSNEAKKTDAQWKEILDPEVYHVCRQKGTERPFTGKYAQSKEPGTYACACCGQPLFKSDAKFDSGTGWPSYFQPITEEAVKTETDVSHGMRRVEALCSRCDAHLGHVFDDGPRPTGLRYCINSVSLNLEKK; encoded by the coding sequence ATGAGCAACGAAGCTAAAAAAACCGATGCCCAATGGAAAGAGATTCTAGACCCCGAGGTCTACCATGTTTGTCGCCAAAAGGGAACCGAACGCCCCTTTACAGGAAAATATGCCCAGAGCAAAGAACCGGGCACTTATGCCTGCGCATGCTGCGGACAACCTCTATTCAAATCCGACGCTAAGTTTGACTCGGGCACAGGTTGGCCCAGCTATTTTCAACCCATTACCGAAGAAGCTGTAAAAACAGAAACCGATGTATCCCACGGCATGCGCCGCGTAGAAGCCCTATGTAGCCGCTGTGACGCGCACCTTGGCCATGTCTTTGATGATGGCCCCCGCCCAACCGGCTTACGCTATTGCATCAACTCTGTTTCACTGAACCTGGAAAAAAAATAG
- a CDS encoding response regulator: protein MTQSTEGPPQRDHILVVEDDEEIRELLTDYLNQNGFDCTALPDGSQLRETMDRVRPDLVVMDLMLPGDDGLTLTRNLRAGATTAHVPIIMLTARVEETDRIIGLEMGADDYLPKPFNPRELLARINSVMRRARSEPVTKTDTSQVKGFRFSGWHLEIASRKLTAPDGENVTLSRKEYELLNIFLQNPQTLLNRDAIMMKYGGREASPFERGIDVQIGRLRKRLQHGTADPQEMIKTVWGQGYMLDVIVETIV, encoded by the coding sequence ATGACACAATCTACAGAGGGACCCCCACAACGAGACCATATTCTTGTCGTGGAGGATGATGAGGAGATCCGGGAGCTACTGACGGACTACCTCAATCAAAATGGTTTTGATTGTACCGCCCTGCCCGATGGTTCCCAACTCCGGGAAACAATGGACCGTGTTCGCCCTGATCTGGTGGTTATGGACCTGATGCTACCAGGGGATGACGGCCTGACCCTTACCCGTAATTTGCGAGCAGGTGCAACCACAGCACATGTGCCCATCATCATGCTCACAGCTCGTGTGGAAGAGACAGACCGGATCATCGGGCTCGAGATGGGGGCTGATGATTATCTGCCCAAACCGTTTAACCCAAGAGAGCTTCTTGCCCGCATTAATAGCGTAATGCGTCGTGCCCGTTCCGAACCGGTCACCAAAACAGATACCAGCCAGGTTAAAGGGTTTCGGTTTTCAGGTTGGCATCTGGAGATTGCGTCTCGCAAGCTTACAGCTCCAGATGGTGAGAACGTTACTCTGAGTCGTAAAGAGTATGAACTGCTCAATATCTTTCTACAAAATCCGCAGACCCTACTTAATAGGGATGCCATTATGATGAAATATGGTGGCCGAGAGGCCTCCCCTTTTGAACGGGGTATTGATGTTCAAATTGGGCGTCTACGCAAGCGACTTCAACATGGTACTGCTGATCCACAGGAGATGATTAAAACCGTTTGGGGGCAAGGGTATATGTTGGATGTCATCGTAGAAACCATCGTTTAA
- a CDS encoding methyl-accepting chemotaxis protein: protein METTEEKKRIGLVGGGAEGKDLLRMLAKSSRVEVVYVADANANSPTMTTAKKLGIKTLSKLEAAVKNVEADYIIVVDPTEEVVNLVHENRAGGEVVSSQVALLFNQIFGDQSGETNQQLFDDLTEVRQEIDRNTRDVSKTLHGIEKISNELEVLAINAGIQASRAGEFGKGFAVVAGEVKSTARVARDLAGDIDRVISEISSMSDKIEQSLRKVQ, encoded by the coding sequence ATGGAAACCACGGAAGAGAAGAAGCGCATCGGATTAGTCGGCGGTGGAGCCGAGGGTAAGGATCTGCTGCGGATGTTGGCAAAAAGCTCCCGTGTGGAGGTGGTCTATGTGGCCGATGCCAACGCCAACTCCCCCACCATGACTACTGCTAAAAAGCTGGGTATTAAAACCCTCTCCAAGCTTGAGGCCGCGGTTAAGAATGTGGAAGCAGACTACATCATCGTTGTTGATCCCACCGAAGAGGTGGTTAATCTGGTTCATGAAAACCGGGCTGGTGGAGAGGTTGTCTCCAGTCAGGTGGCGTTGCTGTTCAATCAGATCTTTGGAGATCAGAGCGGTGAAACCAATCAGCAGCTGTTTGATGATCTGACGGAAGTTCGTCAGGAGATTGACCGCAATACGCGTGACGTTTCCAAGACACTGCATGGTATTGAAAAAATTTCCAATGAGCTGGAAGTGCTTGCCATTAACGCAGGTATTCAGGCTTCCCGTGCAGGTGAGTTTGGTAAAGGCTTTGCCGTTGTGGCGGGTGAAGTGAAGAGTACCGCACGTGTAGCGCGTGACCTGGCTGGAGATATTGACCGAGTGATTAGTGAGATCTCCTCGATGTCTGATAAGATCGAGCAGTCTCTACGCAAGGTGCAGTAA
- a CDS encoding bifunctional folylpolyglutamate synthase/dihydrofolate synthase: MDPAASILDALLTQNESQANCTIDLGLSRMEALLAALGQPHAQLGPVIHVAGTNGKGSLIAFLTAMLQAAGYTVATYTSPHLITIHERIQRNGQPVDDGLLRAQAQRVLDTEASKEATFFERLTAVAFGVFQIWCAEDPQTVVLLETGLGGRLDATNVVHPTVTAITSMGLDHQAYLGSDMASIAREKAGILKKGVPVVAAPADDEALSVIQAHAQQVGAPLLAAGLSYHWQAGPAGWYEDEEGRIPLPQPALAGHHQWDNAAQAVAVARQLMQMGWSLSKDDLRSGVASAYWPGRLEQVATEPSIWLDGAHNPVAAQCCADFFRQQGGVDVMLFALMADKDRDAMLRPWLGVVKEVVVVEPVGGRAVEAKLLVQCWNKHGVKAEIATSTEQGLQLVRKKVSQGGKILVSGSLYLVGEAKKLL; the protein is encoded by the coding sequence TTGGATCCTGCCGCTTCCATTTTGGATGCTCTGCTAACGCAAAACGAGTCCCAGGCCAATTGTACCATTGACCTGGGACTTTCGCGTATGGAGGCGTTGTTAGCCGCCTTAGGGCAACCCCATGCCCAGTTAGGGCCGGTTATCCATGTGGCAGGCACCAATGGAAAAGGCTCTCTTATCGCATTTTTAACGGCCATGCTGCAGGCTGCAGGGTACACCGTTGCCACCTACACCTCACCTCACTTAATAACCATTCATGAGCGTATTCAGCGCAATGGGCAACCGGTTGATGATGGGCTGTTACGTGCCCAGGCACAGAGGGTGCTCGATACAGAAGCCTCTAAAGAAGCAACCTTTTTTGAGCGATTGACGGCTGTTGCTTTTGGTGTTTTTCAGATCTGGTGTGCAGAAGATCCTCAAACGGTGGTTTTGTTGGAAACTGGTTTGGGGGGGCGTTTGGATGCCACCAATGTTGTTCACCCCACAGTAACGGCCATTACCAGCATGGGGTTGGACCATCAAGCCTATCTGGGTAGCGATATGGCCAGTATTGCACGAGAAAAGGCTGGGATTTTGAAAAAGGGCGTGCCTGTGGTGGCGGCACCTGCGGATGATGAGGCACTTTCTGTCATCCAAGCTCACGCCCAGCAGGTAGGCGCACCTCTCCTGGCGGCAGGTTTGAGCTATCACTGGCAGGCTGGTCCTGCTGGGTGGTATGAGGATGAGGAGGGGCGGATTCCACTACCACAGCCTGCCTTGGCGGGCCATCATCAGTGGGATAATGCTGCTCAAGCGGTCGCTGTGGCCCGTCAGTTAATGCAAATGGGGTGGTCTCTCTCTAAGGATGATCTTAGGTCAGGTGTGGCTTCGGCATACTGGCCTGGGCGCCTGGAGCAGGTAGCGACGGAACCCTCAATCTGGCTGGATGGCGCCCATAACCCTGTTGCTGCACAGTGCTGTGCCGACTTTTTTCGTCAACAGGGTGGGGTGGATGTCATGCTTTTCGCTCTTATGGCCGATAAGGATAGGGATGCCATGCTGCGCCCTTGGTTGGGGGTGGTGAAGGAGGTCGTCGTTGTCGAGCCTGTAGGTGGGCGTGCTGTTGAGGCTAAGCTCTTGGTTCAGTGCTGGAATAAGCATGGAGTTAAGGCAGAAATAGCGACTTCTACCGAACAAGGATTACAGTTGGTCCGAAAAAAAGTGAGTCAAGGTGGAAAAATACTCGTTTCGGGCTCGCTTTATCTGGTGGGTGAGGCCAAAAAATT
- a CDS encoding phosphoribosylanthranilate isomerase: MSVKIKICGITNPADGWAAHEAGADAIGLVFYAKSPRAVTAEQVAQWRHDLPPFVSVVGLFVNAAPQAVVRTLELCALDRIQLHGDEAPTHCRPYGARAIRAIRVAQASDLLGLDRWPVGALLLDAKVKGAYGGTGESFDWQLLRETKLPRPLILAGGLNPDNVEAAVRSVQPHGVDVSSGVESAPGLKDLDKMHRFVAAVRRGQKDAGS; this comes from the coding sequence GTGTCGGTTAAGATTAAAATTTGTGGTATCACAAACCCAGCAGATGGCTGGGCAGCTCATGAAGCCGGGGCGGATGCCATTGGTTTGGTCTTCTATGCCAAATCCCCCAGGGCCGTTACCGCAGAACAGGTGGCGCAGTGGCGTCATGATCTGCCACCTTTTGTGTCGGTAGTCGGTCTGTTTGTCAACGCTGCCCCACAAGCCGTGGTACGTACCCTGGAGCTGTGTGCCTTGGACCGTATACAGTTGCATGGGGATGAAGCACCGACCCATTGTCGCCCATATGGGGCGCGGGCTATACGGGCCATACGGGTTGCTCAGGCAAGTGATCTGCTGGGTTTGGATCGTTGGCCCGTTGGGGCGCTGTTGTTGGATGCCAAGGTTAAAGGGGCCTACGGTGGTACGGGAGAATCCTTTGATTGGCAACTGTTACGGGAGACCAAACTGCCAAGGCCGCTGATCCTGGCAGGGGGGTTGAACCCGGACAATGTGGAGGCTGCTGTACGCAGTGTGCAGCCCCATGGGGTCGATGTCTCCAGTGGTGTGGAGTCCGCCCCTGGTCTGAAAGATCTCGACAAGATGCATCGTTTTGTTGCTGCGGTTCGCCGCGGCCAAAAGGATGCCGGTTCATAA
- the apaG gene encoding Co2+/Mg2+ efflux protein ApaG — translation MVSNKYSIDVEVESTYLPDQSLPNHDQYVFAYTVTIRNRGSEGAKLLSRHWIISDANGLEQEVRGDGVVGEQPHLSPGESYQYTSGTPLATPMGSMRGSYQMVADDGTEFDATISPFALFGPATLH, via the coding sequence ATGGTCAGCAATAAATACAGTATTGATGTAGAGGTGGAGTCCACCTATCTGCCGGATCAATCCCTGCCTAATCATGATCAATATGTTTTCGCCTATACCGTAACCATCCGCAACCGAGGCAGTGAGGGGGCCAAGCTGCTGTCCCGGCACTGGATTATCTCAGACGCCAACGGTTTGGAGCAGGAGGTTCGTGGTGACGGGGTTGTGGGGGAGCAGCCACATTTAAGCCCTGGTGAAAGTTATCAATACACCAGCGGTACACCATTAGCCACCCCTATGGGAAGCATGCGTGGCAGCTACCAGATGGTTGCCGATGATGGGACTGAGTTTGATGCCACCATCTCTCCTTTTGCCCTGTTTGGCCCAGCCACACTGCATTAA
- a CDS encoding fused response regulator/phosphatase, with protein MGEAAHTGILVVDDDPDSLLLVKHYLSQLDVTLFFAHNGQEGVEQYLQHRPQLIFMDIVMPGLDGFHTTRQIRQQQDARDECAILFMTALQEEETLVQCLECGGDDFIAKPIKRTQLLARTKNWIKKVQLTTQVREQRDHLAFERRFVESTLERIRHSTRLDESNLRFLIDGLEQTAGDILLAAQRPDGVQQVLLGDFTGHGLPAALGAPLVSDIFYSMTSRGCGMAHILTEINTKLHNRLPTGMYLATAACEADHGRGQVKLWNAGTPDILIYEKHELKFRVPSSVIPLGITVDKSFLPVGHLYQSDYAKRVFLYSDGVTETQNSEGLFYGQETLERLIGQIIEFNEPLEMIRHFLTAYRGQSQQKDDVTLVELLCDPTLPLPYTQPHLIHPMGTNKEESDWILELSFGPDAIRCMDMIPQVMSILAIRNNLRQHFSSLYTIVRELITNAIDWGILELPAPSQNTKINGENHHLKARLTAMQRLEYGSIHLTIHHIHASMELDRPIHHGSVRIVVEDSGHGFDAHGVDFKANRGLGIVKKLCDNLVFPSQGNRVEATYRY; from the coding sequence ATGGGCGAAGCAGCACATACAGGCATCCTTGTGGTGGATGATGACCCCGACAGTCTCTTATTGGTCAAACACTACCTCTCTCAATTGGATGTAACCCTTTTTTTTGCCCACAACGGTCAAGAAGGGGTTGAACAATATCTTCAGCACCGTCCTCAACTGATTTTCATGGATATCGTCATGCCCGGCCTGGATGGGTTTCATACCACCCGCCAAATACGGCAGCAGCAGGATGCCCGTGATGAGTGTGCCATTCTGTTTATGACCGCACTACAAGAAGAAGAGACCCTGGTTCAATGCCTTGAGTGTGGTGGAGATGACTTCATAGCAAAACCCATCAAACGCACCCAGTTGTTAGCCCGCACAAAAAACTGGATCAAAAAAGTACAACTGACAACCCAAGTACGCGAACAGAGAGACCATTTAGCCTTTGAACGCCGCTTTGTAGAAAGCACGCTTGAGCGCATACGCCACTCTACTCGTCTAGATGAGAGCAATTTACGTTTTCTTATCGATGGTTTGGAACAAACGGCGGGTGATATTCTACTCGCAGCCCAACGACCTGATGGTGTTCAACAGGTATTGCTGGGAGATTTTACTGGCCACGGGCTACCAGCTGCATTAGGTGCCCCGCTGGTTTCAGATATCTTTTACAGCATGACCAGCCGCGGCTGTGGCATGGCGCACATCCTGACAGAGATTAATACAAAACTGCATAATCGCCTCCCCACAGGCATGTATTTGGCCACGGCTGCTTGCGAAGCAGACCATGGTCGTGGGCAAGTCAAGCTTTGGAACGCCGGCACTCCAGATATTTTAATCTATGAAAAACATGAGCTTAAATTCAGAGTCCCCTCTTCGGTCATTCCGCTGGGCATTACCGTGGATAAGAGCTTCCTGCCTGTTGGCCACCTCTACCAAAGCGACTATGCCAAGCGGGTCTTTCTTTACTCAGACGGCGTCACGGAGACGCAAAACAGTGAAGGCCTTTTTTATGGGCAGGAGACACTGGAACGGTTAATTGGCCAGATCATTGAGTTTAATGAGCCCTTAGAAATGATTCGTCATTTCCTTACCGCTTATCGTGGCCAATCTCAGCAAAAAGATGATGTGACCTTGGTTGAGTTGCTCTGCGATCCCACCCTACCTCTACCATATACCCAACCACACCTTATTCACCCCATGGGTACCAATAAAGAGGAGTCTGACTGGATATTGGAGCTTTCTTTTGGACCAGATGCCATTCGTTGCATGGATATGATTCCTCAGGTCATGTCTATTCTGGCCATTCGGAATAACCTTCGCCAACACTTCAGCAGCCTCTATACCATCGTGCGGGAGCTGATTACCAACGCCATCGACTGGGGTATTTTGGAACTCCCTGCCCCCTCACAGAACACAAAGATCAATGGTGAAAACCATCATCTAAAAGCGCGTTTAACGGCCATGCAGCGCCTGGAATATGGCTCTATCCATCTAACCATTCACCATATCCATGCCAGCATGGAACTGGACCGCCCGATCCACCATGGCTCGGTTCGTATTGTGGTGGAAGATTCAGGGCATGGTTTTGATGCCCACGGTGTGGATTTTAAAGCCAATCGCGGATTGGGCATTGTAAAAAAACTGTGTGATAACCTCGTTTTTCCATCCCAAGGTAACCGAGTAGAAGCGACCTATCGTTATTAA
- a CDS encoding (2Fe-2S) ferredoxin domain-containing protein, whose protein sequence is MKTTILVCTNDRPGNNTSCGARGSYELYLALVKAAKESNTPFSVGELQCFGECSKGPNIRVAPGGEFFHHATEETIPDILKSAQDRWDERGGE, encoded by the coding sequence ATGAAAACAACCATATTGGTCTGCACCAACGATCGTCCTGGCAACAACACATCCTGCGGTGCCCGTGGCAGTTATGAGCTCTACTTAGCCCTTGTTAAAGCGGCTAAAGAGTCTAACACCCCCTTTTCTGTCGGTGAACTACAGTGTTTTGGGGAGTGCAGCAAGGGCCCCAATATACGCGTTGCACCAGGTGGCGAATTTTTTCACCATGCCACAGAAGAGACCATTCCAGATATCCTCAAATCTGCCCAGGATAGGTGGGATGAGCGAGGCGGAGAGTAA
- the tyrS gene encoding tyrosine--tRNA ligase gives MKPVKEQMAIIQRGTVDLVSEALLEQKLTRAYESGTPLRIKAGFDPTAPDLHLGHTVLLHKLRQFQELGHQVVFLIGDFTAQIGDPTGKNETRKPLTPADVAANAETYKEQVFKLLDAERTEVVFNSEWMGAMSASDMIKLAAQFTVARMLERDDFSKRYKEGRPIAIHEFLYPLVQGYDSVALKADVELGGTDQLFNLLVGRELQKDAGQEPQCVITLPILEGLDGVNKMSKSLNNYIGVKDPAREIFGKCMSISDDLMWRYYELLSDQSMDAIAALRTEVEAGRYHPMEAKKALAAELVGRFHGDEAAAPARAEFEAMFKKKDLPDEIEEVTVTATEGSLGLAAAICQAGLVKSNGEGMRMIKQNAVSVDRAKVSDARHTLASGSRSLIQVGKRRFAYVTVE, from the coding sequence ATGAAACCGGTCAAAGAGCAGATGGCGATCATTCAGCGCGGCACTGTGGATCTGGTCTCCGAGGCGTTGCTGGAGCAGAAGCTAACGCGCGCCTATGAGAGCGGTACTCCGTTACGCATCAAAGCCGGTTTTGATCCCACCGCCCCAGACCTGCACCTGGGTCATACGGTGCTTTTGCACAAGCTGCGCCAGTTTCAGGAGCTGGGTCATCAGGTTGTCTTTCTTATTGGCGATTTTACCGCGCAAATTGGCGATCCTACGGGGAAAAATGAAACCCGAAAACCGTTGACGCCTGCCGATGTTGCAGCCAATGCAGAGACCTATAAAGAGCAGGTGTTCAAGTTGTTGGATGCTGAACGCACTGAGGTGGTCTTTAATAGTGAGTGGATGGGGGCAATGAGTGCCTCTGACATGATCAAGCTGGCCGCACAATTTACCGTCGCGCGCATGTTGGAGCGGGATGACTTCTCCAAGCGCTATAAAGAAGGGCGTCCCATCGCCATTCATGAGTTTCTCTACCCACTGGTACAGGGCTACGACTCTGTGGCTTTGAAGGCGGATGTGGAGTTGGGTGGTACCGATCAACTGTTTAATCTGCTGGTTGGTCGTGAACTGCAAAAAGATGCCGGTCAAGAGCCCCAGTGCGTCATTACTCTGCCGATTCTTGAGGGGTTGGACGGTGTTAACAAAATGTCCAAGTCGCTCAATAATTATATTGGGGTCAAAGATCCAGCCCGTGAAATTTTTGGTAAGTGCATGTCAATCTCAGATGATCTGATGTGGCGCTATTATGAGCTGTTATCGGATCAGAGTATGGATGCCATCGCGGCACTACGTACTGAGGTTGAAGCCGGTCGTTATCACCCTATGGAGGCTAAAAAAGCCTTGGCCGCTGAATTGGTTGGCCGTTTCCATGGTGATGAGGCGGCTGCCCCGGCGCGGGCTGAATTTGAAGCCATGTTTAAAAAGAAAGATCTCCCCGATGAGATTGAAGAGGTCACCGTAACGGCCACGGAGGGCAGCTTGGGGTTGGCGGCTGCGATCTGTCAGGCTGGCTTGGTTAAATCCAACGGTGAAGGCATGCGTATGATTAAACAGAACGCGGTCTCTGTTGACCGTGCCAAGGTTTCAGATGCCCGCCATACGCTGGCCAGCGGGAGCCGGAGTTTGATCCAGGTGGGTAAGCGTCGGTTTGCCTATGTGACGGTGGAATAA
- the accD gene encoding acetyl-CoA carboxylase, carboxyltransferase subunit beta produces MTEDSQAKSWLTRLLPKIKSESRRAQTPEGLWIKCPNCGQALFQKELERSLDVCPHCDNHFRTSGQRRIDITLDEDGREELLTNIQPADPLKFKDTKKYRDRVKDAQKKTGQNDALRLFKGTIKGVPAVVAAFDFHFLGGSMGSVVGAKVAQGALAAAEAECGYVLFAASGGARMQEGILSLMQMAKTSAALTKLEEKGLPFIVVLTDPTSGGVTASFAMLGDIHIGEPNALICFAGPRVIEQTVREKLPPGFQRSEYLLEHGFLDMIVSRDKMRDMLADLLARMTSWQEPVLNRADMIPEGNGSENSEESAGA; encoded by the coding sequence ATGACTGAAGATTCCCAAGCCAAAAGCTGGTTGACCCGTCTTCTGCCCAAGATCAAGAGTGAAAGCCGTCGGGCGCAAACCCCAGAAGGGCTCTGGATCAAATGTCCCAACTGTGGACAGGCGTTGTTTCAAAAAGAGCTAGAGCGCTCTTTAGATGTCTGCCCGCATTGTGATAACCACTTCCGTACCTCAGGTCAGCGACGTATTGATATTACGTTGGATGAGGATGGGCGTGAGGAGCTGTTGACCAACATACAACCGGCTGATCCCCTTAAATTTAAAGATACAAAAAAGTACCGTGATCGCGTAAAGGATGCCCAGAAAAAGACAGGGCAGAACGATGCACTGCGGCTTTTTAAAGGAACCATTAAAGGGGTGCCTGCTGTTGTGGCTGCGTTTGACTTCCACTTTTTGGGGGGGTCTATGGGGTCTGTGGTTGGTGCTAAAGTGGCCCAAGGTGCCCTGGCTGCAGCAGAAGCCGAGTGTGGCTATGTGCTGTTTGCGGCATCTGGCGGTGCACGTATGCAGGAGGGGATACTCTCTCTCATGCAGATGGCTAAAACCTCTGCAGCTTTAACCAAGTTGGAGGAAAAAGGGCTGCCCTTTATTGTGGTGCTTACGGATCCTACCAGTGGCGGGGTAACGGCCTCCTTCGCCATGTTGGGGGATATCCATATTGGAGAGCCCAATGCGCTGATCTGCTTTGCCGGGCCACGTGTTATTGAACAGACGGTACGCGAAAAGCTGCCCCCTGGCTTCCAGCGTAGTGAATATCTGCTGGAGCATGGTTTTTTGGATATGATTGTCAGCCGTGACAAAATGCGGGATATGCTGGCTGATCTGTTGGCCCGTATGACCTCCTGGCAAGAGCCTGTGCTTAACCGTGCAGACATGATTCCAGAAGGGAACGGCTCAGAGAACAGTGAAGAGTCTGCAGGGGCCTAA
- the trpC gene encoding indole-3-glycerol phosphate synthase TrpC — protein sequence MDILQKIMQHKAQEVAQRRGKISEAALIQRVKDAPETQGFAEALISRAHNQQNAVISEVKKGSPSKGRIYPQHLPWEPAKIAEGYRANGAACISCLTDEQFFQGHDDYLRAIREEVACPVLRKDFLYDSYQVVEARTLGADAILLIMAVLEVPQAQELEAAAMELGMDVLVEVHDEQELEQAHELKTPLMGVNNRNLKTFETDIGTSFRLAERMEKGRLAVSESGLNTPQDLAKLNAAGIYTFLIGESLMRGGKPGEALGELLAGGSV from the coding sequence GTGGATATTTTACAGAAGATCATGCAGCACAAAGCGCAAGAGGTAGCCCAGCGCCGGGGAAAAATCTCTGAAGCTGCTCTGATACAGCGGGTTAAAGATGCCCCTGAGACGCAAGGCTTTGCTGAAGCGCTGATAAGTCGTGCGCATAATCAGCAAAACGCGGTGATCTCTGAGGTGAAAAAGGGTTCGCCTTCTAAAGGGCGTATCTACCCCCAGCATCTGCCCTGGGAACCCGCAAAAATTGCTGAAGGGTACCGGGCTAACGGTGCCGCCTGTATCAGCTGCCTGACGGATGAACAGTTTTTTCAGGGGCATGATGACTACTTGCGTGCAATCCGTGAAGAGGTGGCCTGTCCTGTACTGCGTAAAGATTTTCTCTACGACAGCTATCAGGTTGTGGAGGCCCGCACTTTAGGGGCGGATGCGATTTTGTTGATTATGGCGGTGTTAGAAGTACCCCAGGCTCAAGAGCTGGAAGCTGCAGCGATGGAGCTGGGTATGGATGTCCTGGTGGAGGTCCATGATGAGCAGGAGTTGGAACAGGCTCATGAGTTGAAAACGCCCTTGATGGGGGTGAATAACCGTAATCTTAAGACTTTTGAAACCGATATTGGCACCTCATTCCGTTTGGCTGAGCGTATGGAAAAAGGGCGTCTGGCGGTTTCGGAAAGTGGGCTCAATACCCCACAGGATCTGGCCAAGCTCAATGCAGCGGGTATCTATACCTTCCTGATTGGTGAATCGTTAATGCGCGGTGGTAAACCGGGTGAAGCACTGGGTGAGTTGCTGGCAGGCGGGTCTGTTTAA